The following proteins come from a genomic window of Spea bombifrons isolate aSpeBom1 chromosome 10, aSpeBom1.2.pri, whole genome shotgun sequence:
- the NAT10 gene encoding RNA cytidine acetyltransferase yields MQRKKIDNRIRVQIENGVAEKHRTMFVIVGDHGRDQVVILHHMLSKATVRARPSVLWCYKKELGFSSHRKKQMRKLQKRIKSGMLNVKEDDPFELFIASTNIRYCYYNETHKILGNTYGMCVLQDFEALTPNLLARTVETVEGGGIVVILLRTVRSLKQLYTMTMDVHSRYRTEAHQDVVGRFNERFILSLVSCKNCVVIDDQLNILPISSHVTNIKPVPPKSQDQALPPEEQELQDVKLSLQDTQPVGVLVENCKTLDQAKAVLKFVEAISEKTLRSTVALTAARGRGKSAALGLAIAGAVAFGYSNIFVTSPSPDNLHTLFEFIFKGFDSLQYQEHLDYEIIQSVNPEFEKAVVRVNVFKEHRQTIQYIHPADAVKLGQAELVVIDEAAAIPLPLVKSLMGPYLVFMASTINGYEGTGRSLSLKLIQQLRQESADSQVSITAENKSSTTQRLASARTLHEVSLQESIRYAPGDPVEKWLNDLLCLDCLNISRIISGCPLPETCDLYYVNRDTLFCYHKASESFLQRLMALYVASHYKNSPNDLQMLSDAPAHHVFCLLPPVPPTQNSLPEVLAVVQVCLEGEISRQSIMNSLSRGKKASGDLIPWTVSEQFQDPDFGSLSGGRIVRIAVHPDYQGMGYGSRALQLLQMYYEGRFPCLEENVALKPQEITPISSEAVSLLEESLTPRKNLPPLLLRLSERPAEKLDYLGVSYGLTPKLLKFWKRAGFVPVYLRQTPNDLTGEHSCIMLKSLQDEEESEKEPWLTAFWKDFRRRFVALLSYQFRNFQPSLALNILQNKNVKKESQNLIQRPELGMAFTPYDLKRLEMYSQNMVDYHLIMDLIPTVSRMFFLQRFGSLNLSAAQSALLLGIGMQHKTVDQLEKEIELPSSQLMGLFNRLIRKVVQLLNRIQERAVEDEMVAMKEVVMEPTLKSLNEDLEEAAREFQEKHNKEVEKLKGVDLSQYMIRGEDEEWNEVLKKTGVNASVVSVKSDKKRKLDAPEKNGAKIQKKFKKNKDGKMKQRK; encoded by the exons ATGCAGAGGAAGAAGATCGATAACCGTATCCGGGTGCAGATCGAGAATGGAGTGGCCGAGAAACACAGGACTATGTTTGTGATTGTTGGGGATCACGGCAGAGATCAG GTGGTCATTCTCCATCATATGCTGTCTAAAGCCACCGTCAGAGCTCGGCCTTCGGTTCTCTGGTGTTACAAGAAGGAACTAGGCTTCAGCAG TCACCGGAAGAAACAAATGCGAAAGCTACAGAAAAGGATAAAAAGCGGCATGCTGAACGTCAAAGAGGATGACCCGTTTGAGCTTTTCATCGCGTCTACGAATATTCGATATTGTTATTACAACGAGACCCATAAGATTCTTGGGAACACGTATGGCATGTGTGTTTTACAG GATTTTGAGGCTTTGACCCCCAATCTGCTGGCTCGTACGGTGGAGACTGTGGAAGGTGGAGGGATTGTGGTGATTCTTCTACGCACCGTGAGGTCTTTGAAGCAGCTCTACACCATGACCATG gACGTCCATTCACGTTACAGGACAGAGGCGCATCAGGATGTGGTGGGGAGATTCAATGAAAG GTTCATTCTCTCTCTGGTCTCCTGTAAGAACTGCGTGGTCATTGATGATCAACTGAACATCCTCCCCATCTCCAGTCATGTTACCAACATAAAACCAGTCCCACCAAAGTCGCAG GATCAGGCCTTGCCTCCAGAAGAGCAGGAGTTACAAGATGTGAAGCTTAGTCTTCAGGACACGCAGCCGGTCGGGGTCCTGGTCGAGAATTGTAAAACCTTGGATCAG GCCAAAGCAGTGCTGAAGTTTGTGGAAGCCATATCCGAGAAGACCCTTCGGAGCACAGTGGCTCTGACGGCTGCCCGAGGTCGAGGCAAATCCGCTGCTCTGGGCTTGGCGATAGCAGGGGCAGTGGCTTTTGG GTACTCCAACATCTTTGTAACCTCACCGAGTCCTGATAATCTTCACACGCTCTTTGAGTTCATCTTTAAAGGTTTCGATTCCCTCCAGTACCAG GAACATTTGGATTACGAGATCATACAATCGGTGAACCCAGAATTTGAGAAAGCAGTGGTTCGGGTCAATGTGTTCAAAGAACACAGGCAGACTATTCAG TACATTCACCCAGCTGATGCTGTCAAGTTAGGGCAGGCTGAGCTGGTTGTAATCGATGAAGCCGCAGCAATACCTTTACCCCTTGTGAAGAGTCTGATGGGGCCCTACCTTGTCTTCATGGCTTCAACCATCAATGG GTACGAGGGCACGGGCCGTTCGCTGTCATTAAAGTTGATTCAGCAGCTGAGACAGGAAAGTGCAGACAGCCAGGTCTCAATAACCGCAGAGAACAAAAGCTCCACCACCCAGCGGCTGGCCTCAG CCCGGACGCTTCACGAGGTCTCTCTGCAGGAGTCCATCCGTTACGCACCCGGAGACCCTGTCGAGAAATGGCTCAACGACTTGCTGTGTTTGGACTGTCTGAACATCAGCAGGATAATCTCTGGTTGTCCTCTCCCCGAAACCTGTGACCT CTATTATGTGAACAGGGACACGCTCTTCTGCTATCACAAGGCATCGGAATCCTTCCTGCAGAGGCTCATGGCTCTATATGTTGCATCTCATTACAAG AATTCACCTAACGACCTGCAGATGCTCTCCGATGCCCCGGCTCATCATGTTTTCTGCCTCCTTCCTCCGGTTCCTCCGACTCAAAATTCCCTGCCAGAGGTTTTGGCTGTTGTTCAG GTCTGTCTGGAAGGTGAAATTTCCCGTCAGTCTATCATGAACAGTCTGTCACGTGGGAAGAAGGCATCTGGGGATCTGATTCCGTGGACCGTATCAGAACAG TTCCAAGATCCAGACTTTGGAAGTTTATCCGGGGGAAGGATTGTGAGAATCGCAGTTCATCCAGATTACCAAggg atgGGTTACGGAAGCCGTGCCCTGCAGCTGCTACAGATGTACTACGAGGGGCGGTTTCCATGTCTGGAAGAGAACGTGGCCCTCAAGCCTCAGGAGATCACCCCAATAAGCAGCGAG GCCGTCAGCCTCCTAGAAGAGTCCTTGACTCCTCGGAAGAACCTTCCTCCCCTCCTGCTCCGGCTCAGCGAGCGGCCGGCTGAGAAATTGGACTATCTCGGGGTGTCCTACGGATTAACCCCGAAGCTGCTGAA GTTTTGGAAAAGAGCTGGGTTTGTTCCGGTGTACTTACGCCAAACTCCG AACGATCTCACGGGCGAGCATTCCTGCATCATGCTGAAGTCTCTCCAAGACGAGGAGGAATCCGAGAAGGAACCTTGGCTGACTGCATTTTGGAAAG ATTTTAGGAGACGTTTTGTGGCTCTTCTCTCCTACCAGTTCAGAAACTTCCAGCCGTCTTTAGCACTCAACATTCTGCAGAACAAAAACGTCAAGAAGGAATCCCAGAACC TGATTCAACGCCCGGAGCTGGGTATGGCCTTTACACCGTATGACCTGAAGAGACTTGAAATGTACTCACAAAACATGGTGGATTATCACCTCATCATGGACCTGATCCCTACTGTCAGTCGGATGTTCTTCTTGCAACGGTTTGGAAGCCTCAACCTGTCTGCTGCTCAGTCT GCGCTGCTTCTCGGTATAGGTATGCAGCATAAAACCGTGGACCAGCTGGAGAAGGAGATTGAGCTGCCCAGCAGTCAGCTGATGGGACTCTTTAACCGCCTCATCCGTAAAGTTGTCCAG TTGTTGAATAGGATCCAGGAGAGGGCTGTAGAAGACGAAATGGTGGCCATGAAAGAGGTTGTGATGGAGCCCACCTTGAAGTCACTCAATGAGGATTTG GAAGAGGCAGCAAGAGAATTCCAGGAGAAACACAATAAGGAGGTTGAGAAGCTGAAGGGGGTTGATTTGTCTca GTACATGATCAGGGGGGAGGACGAAGAGTGGAACGAAGTGTTGAAGAAGACCGGAGTGAATGCGTCTGTTGTTAGCGTGAAGAG TGACAAGAAGAGGAAGCTGGACGCGCCAGAGAAGAATGGAGCCAAAATCCAGAAAAAGTTCAAGAAGAATAAAGATGGAAAGATGAAGCAGCGGAAGTGA
- the CAPRIN1 gene encoding caprin-1 isoform X1, with protein MPSATSTKAVPGPSDAAPGTGNIQSEAMKQILVVIDKKIRNLEKKKGKLDDYQDRMNKGERLNQDQLDAVSKYQEVVTNMEFARELQRSFMALGQDIQKSIKKAARREQLVREEAEQRRLKTVLELQFVLDKLGDEEVRNDLKQGVNGIPVMSDEELAVLDEFYKLVEPDRDPSVRLSEQYEQASIHLWDVLEGKDKPVCGTTYKALRETLERVLQSSYFDSTQNHQNGLCEEEEPPTAPPVEEPTPELETEAVEEYTEPSEVESTEFVNRQFMAETQFSSSSEKEQVDEWTVETVEVVNSLQQQQAASPPVPEPHTLNPITQVPPDPIVQRQRVQDLIAQMQGPYNFMQDSMLEFDSQAIDPAIVSAQPMNPAQSMELPQMVCQPVHSEPRLSQPSQVADSSQVALVSSTTEGYSSSPQIYQPSHPNEQRPQKESMEQIQTSSSLPVASQPQVFQTGSKPLPSSGINVNAAPFQSMQTVFNMNAPVPPVNEPDTLKQQPQYQASYSPTFPGQQHQVEQSDLQQEQLQTVVNTYHAASEQPHQAASHQQPTQQNTGFPRNNQPFYNNRGMTRGGQRGNRGLINGYRGPSNGFRGGYDYRPTFSNTPNSGYTQPQFNAARDYTNYQRDGYQQNFKRGAGQGGPRGAPRGRGGPPRQTRGVSQMGSQQVN; from the exons ATGCCCTCAGCCACCAGCACCAAGGCTGTTCCGGGCCCCAGCGATGCAGCGCCTGGTACCGGAAACATCCAGAGTGAGGCCATGAAACAGATCCTGGTAGTCATCGATAAGAAGATCCGCAACCTGGAAAAGAAAAAG GGCAAACTGGATGATTACCAGGACCGAATGAACAAGGGAGAGAGGCTGAATCAGGACCAATTG GATGCCGTGTCAAAATACCAGGAAGTTGTAACAAACATGGAGTTCGCTCGGGAGCTGCAGAGAAGTTTCATGGCGCTGGGTCAGGAT ATTCAGAAGTCAATAAAGAAGGCAGCGCGTCGTGAGCAACTCGTGCGTGAAGAAGCAGAACAAAGGCGCTTGAAAACCGTTCTTGAGTTGCAGTTTGTCCTCGACAAACTGGGTGACGAGGAGGTCAGGAACGACCTGAAGCAGGGGGTGAATGGCATACCGGTGATGTCCGACGAGGAGCTGGCCGTCCTGGATGAGTTTTACAAGCTGGTGGAACCTGATCGTGACCCATCCGTCAG ACTGTCTGAACAGTATGAACAGGCCTCCATTCACCTCTGGGATGTGCTGGAAGGGAAAGACAAGCCTGTCTGCGGAACCACAT ACAAAGCACTTCGGGAAACCCTGGAACGTGTCCTTCAGAGCAGCTATTTTGACAGCACCCAGAACCACCAGAACGGTCTGTGTGAGGAGGAAGAACCACCCACAGCGCCACCTGTGGAAGAACCCACACCCGAGCTTG AAACCGAAGCAGTGGAAGAATACACTGAGCCTAGCGAAGTGGAGTCTACAGAG TTTGTGAACAGGCAGTTCATGGCCGAGACCCAGTTCAGCAGTAGCAGTGAGAAGGAGCAAGTAGACGAGTGGACAGTAGAAACTGTTGAG GTTGTAAACTCACTCCAGCAGCAACAAGCAGCATCCCCGCCTGTTCCTGAACCCCATACACTAAACCCAATCACTCAAGTCCCTCCTGATCCCATTGTGCAGCGGCAGAGAGTTCAGGATCTGATCGCCCAAATGCAGGGTCCGTACAACTTCATGCAG GACTCTATGTTGGAGTTTGACAGCCAAGCGATTGACCCAGCCATTGTATCTGCTCAGCCCATGAACCCAGCTCAAAGTATGGAGCTCCCCCAGATGGTGTGCCAGCCTG TCCATTCTGAGCCAAGGCTATCCCAACCCAGCCAAGTTGCGGATTCATCACAA GTTGCACTGGTATCTTCAACAACTGAAGGCTATAGCAGCTCTCCACAGATCTATCAGCCTTCTCATCCCAATGAGCAGAGACCCCAGAAGGAATCCATGGAGCAGATccag ACCTCCTCGTCCCTTCCCGTTGCTTCCCAGCCCCAAGTGTTCCAGACCGGGTCCAAGCCTCTTCCCAGCAGCGGGATCAATGTTAATGCTGCTCCATTCCAGTCCATGCAAACT GTTTTCAATATGAACGCACCCGTTCCTCCTGTGAATGAGCCAGACACGCTGAAGCAACAGCCCCAATACCAGGCCAGTTATAGCCCAACGTTCCCTGGCCAGCAGCACCAAGTGGAACAATCAGATCTTCAACAAGAGCAGCTTCAAACAG TGGTAAACACTTACCATGCCGCCTCAGAGCAGCCCCACCAAGCCGCCAGCCACCAGCAGCCTACGCAGCAGAACACTGGCTTTCCTCGGAACAACCAACCTTTCTACAACAACCGAGGGATGACTCGCGGAGGACAGCGTGGCAACCGGGGATTGATTAATGGCTATAGAGGGCCGTCCAATGGCTTCAGAG GAGGATATGATTACCGCCCCACCTTCTCTAACACTCCAAATAGCGGATACACACAGCCGCAGTTCAATGCTGCCCGCGACTATACAAACTACCAAAGG GACGGATATCAACAAAATTTTAAACGTGGTGCCGGGCAGGGAGGTCCTAGGGGAGCCCCTCGAG gTCGTGGAGGACCACCAAGACAGACTAGAGGGGTGTCACAGATGGGCAGCCAACAAGTCAATTAG
- the CAPRIN1 gene encoding caprin-1 isoform X2: protein MPSATSTKAVPGPSDAAPGTGNIQSEAMKQILVVIDKKIRNLEKKKGKLDDYQDRMNKGERLNQDQLDAVSKYQEVVTNMEFARELQRSFMALGQDIQKSIKKAARREQLVREEAEQRRLKTVLELQFVLDKLGDEEVRNDLKQGVNGIPVMSDEELAVLDEFYKLVEPDRDPSVRLSEQYEQASIHLWDVLEGKDKPVCGTTYKALRETLERVLQSSYFDSTQNHQNGLCEEEEPPTAPPVEEPTPELETEAVEEYTEPSEVESTEFVNRQFMAETQFSSSSEKEQVDEWTVETVEVVNSLQQQQAASPPVPEPHTLNPITQVPPDPIVQRQRVQDLIAQMQGPYNFMQDSMLEFDSQAIDPAIVSAQPMNPAQSMELPQMVCQPVHSEPRLSQPSQVADSSQVALVSSTTEGYSSSPQIYQPSHPNEQRPQKESMEQIQTSSSLPVASQPQVFQTGSKPLPSSGINVNAAPFQSMQTVFNMNAPVPPVNEPDTLKQQPQYQASYSPTFPGQQHQVEQSDLQQEQLQTVVNTYHAASEQPHQAASHQQPTQQNTGFPRNNQPFYNNRGMTRGGQRGNRGLINGYRGPSNGFRGRISTKF, encoded by the exons ATGCCCTCAGCCACCAGCACCAAGGCTGTTCCGGGCCCCAGCGATGCAGCGCCTGGTACCGGAAACATCCAGAGTGAGGCCATGAAACAGATCCTGGTAGTCATCGATAAGAAGATCCGCAACCTGGAAAAGAAAAAG GGCAAACTGGATGATTACCAGGACCGAATGAACAAGGGAGAGAGGCTGAATCAGGACCAATTG GATGCCGTGTCAAAATACCAGGAAGTTGTAACAAACATGGAGTTCGCTCGGGAGCTGCAGAGAAGTTTCATGGCGCTGGGTCAGGAT ATTCAGAAGTCAATAAAGAAGGCAGCGCGTCGTGAGCAACTCGTGCGTGAAGAAGCAGAACAAAGGCGCTTGAAAACCGTTCTTGAGTTGCAGTTTGTCCTCGACAAACTGGGTGACGAGGAGGTCAGGAACGACCTGAAGCAGGGGGTGAATGGCATACCGGTGATGTCCGACGAGGAGCTGGCCGTCCTGGATGAGTTTTACAAGCTGGTGGAACCTGATCGTGACCCATCCGTCAG ACTGTCTGAACAGTATGAACAGGCCTCCATTCACCTCTGGGATGTGCTGGAAGGGAAAGACAAGCCTGTCTGCGGAACCACAT ACAAAGCACTTCGGGAAACCCTGGAACGTGTCCTTCAGAGCAGCTATTTTGACAGCACCCAGAACCACCAGAACGGTCTGTGTGAGGAGGAAGAACCACCCACAGCGCCACCTGTGGAAGAACCCACACCCGAGCTTG AAACCGAAGCAGTGGAAGAATACACTGAGCCTAGCGAAGTGGAGTCTACAGAG TTTGTGAACAGGCAGTTCATGGCCGAGACCCAGTTCAGCAGTAGCAGTGAGAAGGAGCAAGTAGACGAGTGGACAGTAGAAACTGTTGAG GTTGTAAACTCACTCCAGCAGCAACAAGCAGCATCCCCGCCTGTTCCTGAACCCCATACACTAAACCCAATCACTCAAGTCCCTCCTGATCCCATTGTGCAGCGGCAGAGAGTTCAGGATCTGATCGCCCAAATGCAGGGTCCGTACAACTTCATGCAG GACTCTATGTTGGAGTTTGACAGCCAAGCGATTGACCCAGCCATTGTATCTGCTCAGCCCATGAACCCAGCTCAAAGTATGGAGCTCCCCCAGATGGTGTGCCAGCCTG TCCATTCTGAGCCAAGGCTATCCCAACCCAGCCAAGTTGCGGATTCATCACAA GTTGCACTGGTATCTTCAACAACTGAAGGCTATAGCAGCTCTCCACAGATCTATCAGCCTTCTCATCCCAATGAGCAGAGACCCCAGAAGGAATCCATGGAGCAGATccag ACCTCCTCGTCCCTTCCCGTTGCTTCCCAGCCCCAAGTGTTCCAGACCGGGTCCAAGCCTCTTCCCAGCAGCGGGATCAATGTTAATGCTGCTCCATTCCAGTCCATGCAAACT GTTTTCAATATGAACGCACCCGTTCCTCCTGTGAATGAGCCAGACACGCTGAAGCAACAGCCCCAATACCAGGCCAGTTATAGCCCAACGTTCCCTGGCCAGCAGCACCAAGTGGAACAATCAGATCTTCAACAAGAGCAGCTTCAAACAG TGGTAAACACTTACCATGCCGCCTCAGAGCAGCCCCACCAAGCCGCCAGCCACCAGCAGCCTACGCAGCAGAACACTGGCTTTCCTCGGAACAACCAACCTTTCTACAACAACCGAGGGATGACTCGCGGAGGACAGCGTGGCAACCGGGGATTGATTAATGGCTATAGAGGGCCGTCCAATGGCTTCAGAG GACGGATATCAACAAAATTTTAA